A genomic region of Pyrus communis chromosome 14, drPyrComm1.1, whole genome shotgun sequence contains the following coding sequences:
- the LOC137715901 gene encoding uncharacterized protein, translating into MQIISHFSSLSTLPLPRLSLSTALNLRGRPSKFPFYPSNHFEIPRLPLLACNLSSGRSQQQAPMDSPPPQAAASVDSVTHDFQNQSLASDGGDEKICKNESNGVSYTQRVRLKLEDLNWDNSFTRELPGDPRTDTIPREVLHACYTKVSPSAEVENPQLVAWSESVAEFLDLDPTEFERPDFPLLFSGASPLVGSLPYAQCYGGHQFGMWAGQLGDGRAITLGEVLNSKSERWELQLKGAGKTPYSRFADGLAVLRSSIREFLCSEAMHNLGIPTTRALCLVTTGKFVTRDMFYDGNPKEEPGAIVCRVSPSFLRFGSYQIHASREKEDLEIVRALADYAIRHHFPHIENMSRSESLSFNTGNEEVLDLTSNKYAAWAVEVAERTASLVARWQGVGFTHGVLNTDNMSILGLTIDYGPFGFLDAFDPRYTPNTTDLPGRRYCFANQPDIGLWNIAQFTRTLVAAKLIDDKEANYAMERYGTKFMDDYQAIMTKKLGLPKYIKQLISKLLNNMAIDKVDYTNFFRLLSNIKADPNIPEEELLNPLKAVLLDIGQERKEAWISWVKIYIEELASSGISDEERKASMNAVNPKYVLRNYLCQSAIDAAEQGDFEEVRRVLKVMERPYDEQPGMEKYARLPPAWAYRPGVCMLSCSS; encoded by the exons ATGCAAATCATTTCGCATTTCTCCTCACTCTCCACACTTCCCCTCCCtcgcctctctctctccaccGCCCTCAACCTCCGCGGTCGCCCTTCCAAATTCCCATTTTACCCCTCCAATCACTTCGAAATTCCCAGGCTGCCCCTCCTCGCATGCAACCTCAGCTCCGGCCGCAGCCAACAGCAAGCACCCATGGACTCACCCCCGCCGCAGGCCGCCGCGTCGGTCGACTCCGTGACACATGATTTCCAGAATCAGAGCTTGGCCAGCGACGGCGGCGATGAGAAGATTTGCAAGAATGAAAGCAACGGTGTAAGTTACACTCAGAGGGTTAGGTTGAAGCTCGAAGATCTGAATTGGGACAACTCGTTTACCAGAGAGCTGCCTGGTGATCCTCGGACCGATACGATTCCGCGAGAG GTGTTGCATGCTTGTTATACCAAAGTGTCCCCGTCAGCTGAAGTTGAAAATCCTCAGCTTGTTGCATGGTCAGAATCCGTTGCTGAGTTTCTTGATTTGGATCCTACAGA ATTTGAAAGGCCAGATTTCCCTCTTTTATTCTCTGGGGCGTCTCCCTTGGTGGGATC GTTACCCTATGCTCAATGCTATGGTGGACATCAATTCGGCATGTGGGCTGGACAGTTGGGAGATGGACGGGCTATTACTCTTGGGGAGGTTCTTAATTCTAAGTCTGAAAGGTGGGAACTTCAGCTTAAAGGTGCTGGAAAGACTCCTTACAGTCGGTTTGCAGATGGCCTTGCAGTGCTTCGTAGTAGCATTCGGGAATTCCTTTGCAGTGAAGCAATGCATAATCTTGGAATTCCAACAACACGAGCTCTCTGTCTTGTGACAACAGGAAAATTTGTCACGCGTGACATGTTCTATGA TGGCAATCCAAAAGAGGAGCCTGGTGCAATTGTTTGCAGGGTTTCTCCATCCTTTCTGCGTTTTGGGTCATACCAAATACATGCCTCTAGAGAAAAGGAGGACCTTGAAATTGTTCGTGCTCTTGCAGACTATGCCATTAGGCATCACTTTCCTCATATAGAGAACATGAGTAGAAGCGAGAGTTTATCTTTCAACACAGGCAACGAAGAAGTTCTTGATCTGACATCTAACAAGTATGCAG CTTGGGCAGTAGAGGTTGCTGAGCGTACTGCTTCCTTGGTTGCCAGATGGCAGGGGGTTGGTTTTACTCACGGTGTGTTAAACACTGACAATATGAGCATTTTGGGTCTTACCATCGATTATGGTCCTTTTGGATTTCTGGATGCATTTGATCCACGTTACACGCCGAATACCACAGATCTTCCTGGGAGGAGATATTGTTTTGCAAATCAGCCAGATATCGGCTTATGGAATATTGCACAATTCACTAGAACTCTGGTAGCAGCCAAGTTGATAGATGATAAGGAGGCGAATTATGCAATGGAAAG ATATGGAACCAAGTTCATGGATGACTATCAAGCTATAATGACCAAAAAACTTGGTCTCCCCAAGTACATTAAACAGCTGATCAGTAAACTTCTGAATAACATGGCCATCGACAAAGTGGATTACACAAACTTTTTTCGGCTGCTATCCAATATCAAAGCTGATCCCAACATTCCCGAAGAGGAGTTGTTGAACCCACTAAAGGCTGTTCTATTAGATATTGGGCAGGAGCGAAAGGAGGCATGGATCAGCTGGGTGAAAATCTACATAGAGGAG CTGGCCAGTAGCGGCATCTCCGATGAGGAGAGGAAGGCATCAATGAATGCAGTGAACCCTAAATATGTTCTCAGAAACTACTTATGCCAGAGTGCTATTGATGCAGCTGAACAAGGTGATTTTGAGGAGGTTCGGAGGGTGCTTAAAGTAATGGAACGACCATATGATGAGCAACCGGGAATGGAGAAATACGCTCGCCTGCCCCCGGCGTGGGCTTATAGGCCTGGAGTTTGCATGCTGTCTTGCTCTTCATGA
- the LOC137716319 gene encoding octanoyltransferase LIP2, mitochondrial-like, which yields MRVPRNLEVLRMGTMSYQEALKLQEKLVAERKIHKIPDTLVSLQHPPTYTLGKRRTDHNLLIPETELKRIGAQLHYTQRGGDITYHGPHQAILYPIIALRDMGLGARKYVEKLESTMIDLASLYGVKACPGNKCETGVWVGDRKIGAIGVRISYGITSHGLAFNIDPDLNYFKHIVPCGIANKDVTSLRRETDLALPTEEVVQDQLISCFARQFGYNDLVWKDAASILSESGETE from the coding sequence ATGAGAGTTCCGCGAAATCTTGAGGTCTTGAGAATGGGCACCATGAGCTATCAGGAAGCACTTAAGCTGCAGGAAAAACTGGTTGCTGAAAGAAAAATTCATAAGATTCCAGATACTCTCGTGTCCCTGCAACATCCACCTACATACACCCTTGGCAAACGAAGAACTGATCACAATCTGTTGATTCCTGAGACTGAACTCAAAAGAATAGGAGCTCAACTGCACTACACACAAAGAGGAGGAGACATTACATATCACGGTCCACATCAAGCCATTTTATATCCCATTATTGCTCTTCGGGATATGGGGCTTGGTGCTCGTAAATATGTGGAGAAACTTGAGTCGACTATGATTGACTTGGCATCTCTGTATGGCGTAAAAGCTTGTCCTGGAAATAAATGTGAAACGGGGGTTTGGGTTGGAGATAGAAAAATCGGAGCAATTGGTGTACGGATTTCATATGGAATCACCTCTCATGGGTTGGCATTCAACATTGATCCAGATTTGAACTATTTCAAGCATATTGTACCTTGTGGCATTGCAAATAAAGACGTTACATCATTGAGAAGGGAGACGGACTTAGCGCTTCCTACCGAAGAAGTAGTTCAGGACCagttgatttcttgttttgcaAGACAATTTGGTTATAATGATCTTGTGTGGAAGGATGCTGCTTCAATATTGTCAGAGAGCGGGGAAACTGAATGA
- the LOC137715207 gene encoding uncharacterized protein, which yields MSNCTVERCTVETSDGVKLSTKLFKPGEEEEIKKGSPVVVLVHPYSVLGGCQGLLRGIAAGLADRGYKALTFDMRGVGRSTGRASLTGFAEIKDVIAVCKWVSENQSADRILLVGSSAGAPIAGSAVDQVEQVVGYVSLGYPFGMLASILFGRHHKAVLQSSKPKLFVMGTQDGFTSVKQLKNKLSSAAGRVETHLIEGAGHFQMEGPAYDAQMVNRILEFIASL from the exons aTGTCAAACTGTACGGTGGAGCGCTGCACAGTTGAGACCAGCGATGGAGTCAAGCTCAGCACAAAGCTCTTCAAAcccggagaagaagaagagatcaAGAAGGGCAGCCCTGTGGTGGTTCTGGTGCACCCATACTCCGTCCTTGGCGGCTGCCAAGGCCTGTTGAGAGGAATAGCAGCTGGGTTGGCAGACAGAGGCTATAAAGCTCTGACCTTTGACATGAGAGGGGTTGGGAGGTCAACAGGAAGGGCCTCTCTCACTGGGTTTGCAGAAATTAAGGATGTGATTGCTGTGTGCAAATGGGTTTCTGAGAATCAATCAGCTGACAGGATTTTGTTGGTGGGTTCTTCTGCAG GTGCCCCAATTGCAGGCTCTGCGGTAGATCAGGTTGAACAAGTTGTGGGCTATGTTAGTCTGGGGTATCCTTTCGGCATGCTTGCCTCAATCCTTTTCGGGAGACACCACAAAGCCGTACTACAATCCTCAAAACCCAAACTTTTTGTAATGGGGACACAGGATGGGTTCACGAGCGTGAAGCAGTTAAAGAACAAGCTAAGTTCTGCAGCCGGTCGTGTTGAAACACACCTGATTGAAGGAGCAGGCCACTTCCAAATGGAAGGCCCTGCTTATGATGCACAGATGGTGAATCGTATCCTTGAATTCATTGCATCATTGTAG
- the LOC137715206 gene encoding protein EMSY-LIKE 3 isoform X2 has product MDYELSDSSGTDDDLPPSHQNRFQRGGRTSGNGRSAAVGSAPLSRMHGDMEIQIHRIEQEAYCSVLRAFSAQSDALTWDKETLITELRKELRVSDEEHRELLSRVNADDMIQRLREWRKTSGVQHGTLNAAQPVHDPLPSPTVSASRKKQKTSQSLSLGAPTPALPPSMQQSSAALRRGPPPGPRNKKPKSSSQYPSTNFPGRPQATNRGPAGAFVENEPAEGETDDPLVGRKVWTRWPEDNHFYEAVITNFNRAEGLHALVYDIGTVDETWEWVNLKEISPEDIRWEADGPGISRKGSRPGPGPGRGNKKSMARGGAVSGAGRGRGTAKGSKKDLPPQLNGIGRKAMSDIEILHTDSLIKEVEKVFRASHPDPMEIEKAKKVLKEHEQALVDAIARLEDASDVESVNVSLKQHSCATSY; this is encoded by the exons ATGGACTACGAACTCTCAGATAGCAGTG GAACGGATGATGACCTTCCGCCGTCTCATCAAAATAGGTTTCAAAGAGGTGGCCGAACTTCTGGGAATGGAAGGTCAGCAGCCGTCGGTTCTGCTCCATTATCTAGGATGCATGGTGACATGGAAATCCAGATTCACCGCATTGAGCAAGAAGCATACTGTTCAGTTCTAAGGGCGTTTAGTGCTCAATCTGATGCCCTCACCTGG GATAAGGAAACTTTAATTACGGAACTTAGAAAGGAGCTGAGAGTATCTGATGAGGAACACAGAGAACTTTTGTCCAGGGTCAATGCCGATGACATGATCCAGAGATTAAG GGAATGGAGAAAAACAAGTGGGGTTCAACATGGTACACTTAATGCTGCTCAGCCTGTTCATGACCCCCTACCTAGTCCAACTGTTTCAGCATCACGCAAGAAACAGAAAACATCACAGTCCTTATCCCTCGGTGCTCCAACTCCTGCATTGCCTCCATCCATGCAACAATCCTCTGCAGCTTTGAGACGAGGTCCTCCTCCAGGACCTCGGAACAAGAAACCAAAATCT TCCTCACAGTACCCTTCCACAAATTTTCCTGGAAGGCCCCAAGCCACTAATCGAGGTCCTGCCGGTGCCTTTGTGGAAAATGAGCCTGCTGAGGGTGAAACTGATGATCCGTTAGTAGGAAGAAAAGTTTGGACAAGGTGGCCTGAAGACAATCACTTCTATGAGGCTGTTATAACTAATTTCAACCGTGCTGAG GGGCTACATGCTCTGGTTTATGATATTGGTACAGTGGATGAGACATGGGAATGGGTCAATCTAAAAGAG ATATCTCCTGAAGATATTCGGTGGGAAGCTGATGGTCCTGGGATTTCTCGTAAAGGCAGTCGACCCGGACCTGGACCTGGCCGAGGGAATAAAAAGTCGATGGCACGTGGCGGTGCAGTTTCAGGTGCAGGAAGAGGTAGAGGGACTGCAAAGGGTTCCAAGAAGGATTTGCCTCCGCAACTAAATGGCATTGGCAGGAAGGCAATGAGCGATATTGAAATACTTCATACAGACTCGTTGATTAAAGAG GTGGAAAAGGTTTTCAGAGCCAGCCATCCTGACCCCATGGAGATTGAGAAAGCCAAGAAAGTTCTCAAA GAGCATGAACAGGCACTGGTCGATGCAATTGCAAGACTCGAAGATGCATCTGACGTTGAAAGCG TGAATGTATCTCTGAAGCAGCACAGCTGCGCAACGTCTTATTAA
- the LOC137715206 gene encoding protein EMSY-LIKE 3 isoform X1, with protein sequence MDYELSDSSGTDDDLPPSHQNRFQRGGRTSGNGRSAAVGSAPLSRMHGDMEIQIHRIEQEAYCSVLRAFSAQSDALTWDKETLITELRKELRVSDEEHRELLSRVNADDMIQRLREWRKTSGVQHGTLNAAQPVHDPLPSPTVSASRKKQKTSQSLSLGAPTPALPPSMQQSSAALRRGPPPGPRNKKPKSSSQYPSTNFPGRPQATNRGPAGAFVENEPAEGETDDPLVGRKVWTRWPEDNHFYEAVITNFNRAEGLHALVYDIGTVDETWEWVNLKEISPEDIRWEADGPGISRKGSRPGPGPGRGNKKSMARGGAVSGAGRGRGTAKGSKKDLPPQLNGIGRKAMSDIEILHTDSLIKEVEKVFRASHPDPMEIEKAKKVLKEHEQALVDAIARLEDASDVESDERTFSQRLSLDQERGWRKRQYDEMAEGRAVDGSNGNKMTRDGRIASDDQRFESDDI encoded by the exons ATGGACTACGAACTCTCAGATAGCAGTG GAACGGATGATGACCTTCCGCCGTCTCATCAAAATAGGTTTCAAAGAGGTGGCCGAACTTCTGGGAATGGAAGGTCAGCAGCCGTCGGTTCTGCTCCATTATCTAGGATGCATGGTGACATGGAAATCCAGATTCACCGCATTGAGCAAGAAGCATACTGTTCAGTTCTAAGGGCGTTTAGTGCTCAATCTGATGCCCTCACCTGG GATAAGGAAACTTTAATTACGGAACTTAGAAAGGAGCTGAGAGTATCTGATGAGGAACACAGAGAACTTTTGTCCAGGGTCAATGCCGATGACATGATCCAGAGATTAAG GGAATGGAGAAAAACAAGTGGGGTTCAACATGGTACACTTAATGCTGCTCAGCCTGTTCATGACCCCCTACCTAGTCCAACTGTTTCAGCATCACGCAAGAAACAGAAAACATCACAGTCCTTATCCCTCGGTGCTCCAACTCCTGCATTGCCTCCATCCATGCAACAATCCTCTGCAGCTTTGAGACGAGGTCCTCCTCCAGGACCTCGGAACAAGAAACCAAAATCT TCCTCACAGTACCCTTCCACAAATTTTCCTGGAAGGCCCCAAGCCACTAATCGAGGTCCTGCCGGTGCCTTTGTGGAAAATGAGCCTGCTGAGGGTGAAACTGATGATCCGTTAGTAGGAAGAAAAGTTTGGACAAGGTGGCCTGAAGACAATCACTTCTATGAGGCTGTTATAACTAATTTCAACCGTGCTGAG GGGCTACATGCTCTGGTTTATGATATTGGTACAGTGGATGAGACATGGGAATGGGTCAATCTAAAAGAG ATATCTCCTGAAGATATTCGGTGGGAAGCTGATGGTCCTGGGATTTCTCGTAAAGGCAGTCGACCCGGACCTGGACCTGGCCGAGGGAATAAAAAGTCGATGGCACGTGGCGGTGCAGTTTCAGGTGCAGGAAGAGGTAGAGGGACTGCAAAGGGTTCCAAGAAGGATTTGCCTCCGCAACTAAATGGCATTGGCAGGAAGGCAATGAGCGATATTGAAATACTTCATACAGACTCGTTGATTAAAGAG GTGGAAAAGGTTTTCAGAGCCAGCCATCCTGACCCCATGGAGATTGAGAAAGCCAAGAAAGTTCTCAAA GAGCATGAACAGGCACTGGTCGATGCAATTGCAAGACTCGAAGATGCATCTGACGTTGAAAGCG ATGAACGTACATTCTCCCAAAGACTATCACTAGACCAAGAACGAGGATGGAGAAAACGGCAGTATGACGAAATGGCTGAAGGTCGGGCAGTTGATGGTTCAAATGGCAACAAAATGACCAGAGACGGCAGAATTGCATCCGATGATCAACGTTTTGAGAGCGACGACATATGA